A single region of the Brassica rapa cultivar Chiifu-401-42 chromosome A03, CAAS_Brap_v3.01, whole genome shotgun sequence genome encodes:
- the LOC103858646 gene encoding death-associated inhibitor of apoptosis 1, protein MSELGLGTHHATPASPETTTFLDLLRQIDVHDHTRRKKRTLKERLGFKRIGCCGPAWGLRLTNNTRARERDEPFGTGLVSELDHVTGRMNLATALAAERHYQREPTAASSGSSTPLPVSLMRLLEETAERVVVEGTETERVTASSTVKGSDSVCRVCMGRKKGAAFIPCGHTFCRVCSREVWLNRGSCPLCNRPIIEILDIY, encoded by the coding sequence ATGAGTGAACTCGGTCTTGGAACCCATCATGCCACGCCTGCATCACCAGAGACGACGACATTTCTCGATTTGCTCCGACAGATAGACGTCCACGATCACACCAGGAGAAAGAAACGGACTCTTAAGGAACGGCTAGGATTTAAAAGAATCGGCTGCTGTGGGCCCGCTTGGGGACTCCGGTTAACTAATAACACTCGCGCTAGAGAAAGAGACGAACCGTTCGGAACCGGACTCGTTTCCGAGTTGGATCATGTAACGGGTCGAATGAATCTTGCAACTGCGTTAGCTGCGGAAAGGCATTACCAAAGAGAACCAACGGCAGCATCATCTGGGAGTTCGACGCCGTTACCAGTGTCGTTAATGAGATTGCTCGAGGAAACGGCGGAGAGAGTTGTCGTCGAAGGGACGGAAACGGAGAGAGTAACGGCGTCGTCGACGGTTAAAGGTAGTGATTCAGTGTGCCGCGTGTGCATGGGAAGGAAGAAAGGCGCGGCGTTTATCCCATGTGGACACACTTTTTGCAGAGTGTGCTCTCGAGAGGTGTGGCTGAATCGAGGATCGTGTCCCCTCTGCAACCGTCCGATCATCGAGATCCTCGACATTTATTGA